A genome region from Penicillium psychrofluorescens genome assembly, chromosome: 3 includes the following:
- a CDS encoding uncharacterized protein (ID:PFLUO_005709-T1.cds;~source:funannotate): MATDKITFLTNWHATPYHAPLYLAQARGYFKDEGLKVALLEPNDPSDVTEIIGSGKVDMGFKAMIHTLAAKARNFPVTSIGSLLDEPFTGVVYLKSSGITEDFRTLKGRRIGYVGEFGKIQIDELTKYYGMTADDYTAVRCGMNVTKAIIRGEIDAGIGLENVQMVELEEWLASQGRPRTDVQMLRIDQLAELGCCCFCSILYIANDSFLAANKDKVGKFMRAVKRATDAVLADPAAAYEEYVDMKPIMADPVNRKIFERSFAYFSRDLKNVERDWAKVTAYGKRLGVLDSGFVPNYTNDYLSWTLDADSTDPLGDQKRMAQLQQDVAAQGGFKRLQVPATA, translated from the exons ATGGCCACGGACAAGATTACCTTCCTGACCAACTG GCACGCAACCCCGTACCACGCCCCGCTGTACCTCGCGCAGGCCAGAGGATACTTCAAAGATGAAGGCCTCAAGGTGGCCCTTCTGGAGCCCAATGACCCCTCCGATGTCACCGAGATCATCGGCAGCGGCAAGGTCGACATGGGCTTCAAGGCCATGATCCATACGCTGGCG GCCAAAGCCCGCAACTTTCCGGTGACATCCATTGGCTCGCTGCTCGATGAGCCTTTCACCGGCGTCGTGTACCTCAAGTCCAGTGGGATCACCGAGGACTTCCGCACCCTGAAGGGAAGGCGAATTGGCTACGTGGGTGAATTTGGCAAG ATCCAAATCGACGAGCTCACCAAGTACTACGGCATGACCGCCGACGACTATACGGCGGTCCGATGCGGGATGAACGTGACCAAAGCAATCATCCGCGGCGAGATTGACGCGGGCATCGGCCTCGAGAACGTGCAGAtggtcgagctggaagagTGGCTGGCCTCGCAGGGCCGCCCTCGCACCGACGTGCAGATGCTGCGCATCGACCAGCTAGCCGAGctcggctgctgctgcttctgctccATCCTGTACATCGCCAACGActccttcttggccgccaacaaggacaaaGTGGGCAAGTTCATGCGCGCCGTCAAGCGTGCCACGGACGCCGTGCTGGCAGACCCGGCCGCCGCGTACGAGGAGTACGTCGACATGAAGCCCATCATGGCGGACCCGGTCAACCGCAAGATCTTCGAGCGCTCCTTCGCGTACTTTAGTCGTGACTTGAAGAATGTCGAGCGGGACTGGGCCAAGGTTACGGCCTATGGAAAGCGTCTCGGTGTTCTTGACTCGGGATTCGTGCCCAACTACACGAACGACTACCTGTCCTGGACGCTCGATGCGGATTCCACTGACCCGCTTGGTGACCAGAAGCGCATggcccagctgcagcaggatGTTGCTGCCCAGGGTGGCTTCAAGCGCCTGCAGGTCCCGGCCACTGCCTAA
- a CDS encoding uncharacterized protein (ID:PFLUO_005706-T1.cds;~source:funannotate) — MPRGAEFDNGVPQSDNAIEAGVTKAHGTDDKDAELNRVNKVAPMPEETGSHREVFPGQASAGPQHSGSGKGGHEPKTLGEKKGLGAQPGV; from the exons ATGCCCCGCGGTGCCGAATTCGACAACGGAGTCCCTCAGAGCGACAACGCTATTGAGGCGGGTGTGACGAAGGCTCATGGCACAGATGACAAG GACGCTGAGCTAAACCGCGTGAACAAGGTCGCTCCCATGCCCGAGGAAACCGGCTCGCATCGCGAAGTCTTCCCTGGCCAGGCCAGCGCTGGTCCCCAACACTCTGGTAGTGGCAAGGGCGGGCACGAGCCTAAGACACTcggagagaagaagggtctGGGTGCTCAGCCTGGTGTTTAG
- a CDS encoding uncharacterized protein (ID:PFLUO_005711-T1.cds;~source:funannotate), translated as MASTTKRADFEAVWPGLVKDILAHAQRYNLPANALEWFEKSLNANTPGGKLNRGLSVPDTGIALLEQPLSAEQFEHLSILGWLTELLQAFFLVSDDIMDSSITRRGQPCWYRQEGVGMIAINDAFMLEGAIYQILKQKFRSHPSYIDLVELFLETTWQTELGQLCDLITAPEDNVDLNNFSMDKYMFIVTYKTAYYSFYLPVALAMHYLQRATPENLKQAHDILIPLGQYFQIQDDYLDNFGDPAFIGKIGTDIQDNKCSWLVNQAIQRCTPEQRQVLDSAYGRKDKEQEAKVKAIFNELELEKLYKEYEESVVGELRAKIAAVDESKGLKKEVFEAFLAKIYKRTK; from the exons ATGGCTTCTACCACCAAGCGCGCCGACTTTGAGGCTGTCTGGCCTGGCCTGGTCAAGGATATCCTGGCCCACGCCCAGCGGTACAACCTGCCCGCCAATGCGTTGGAGTGGTTCGAGAAG TCTCTTAATGCCAATACTCCCGGTGGCAAGTTGAACCGCGGGCTATCCGTTCCCGACACCGGCATCGCGCTTCTGGAGCAGCCCCTTAGCGCAGAGCAGTTCGAGCACCTCAGCATCCTAGGCTGGTTGacggagctgctgcaggcaTTCTTCTTGGTTAGCGACGACATTATGGACAGCTCCATCACCCGACGCGGCCAGCCCTGCTGGTACCGGCAGGAGGGCGTGGGCATGATCGCGATCAATGATGCCTTCATGCTAGAGGGTGCGATCTACCAGATCCTCAAGCAGAAGTTCCGCTCTCACCCCTCCTACATTGACCTGGTGGAGCTGTTTCTCGAGACGACCTGGCAAACGGAACTGGGCCAGTTGTGTGATTTGATCACCGCCCCCGAGGACAACGTCGACCTCAATAACTTTTCCATGGACAAGTACATGTTCATCGTCACCTACAAGACGGCCTATTACAGCTTCTACCTACCGGTGGCTCTAGCCATGCACTACCTGCAGCGTGCCACCCCGGAGAACCTTAAGCAGGCCCACGATATCCTCATCCCTCTGGGCCAGTacttccagatccaggacGACTACTTGGACAACTTTGGCGATCCCGCCTTTATCGGCAAGATTGGCACCGACATTCAGGATAACAAGTGCTCATGGCTGGTGAATCAGGCTATCCAGCGCTGCACCCCGGAGCAGCGCCAGGTGCTGGACTCTGCCTACGGCCGCAAGGACAAAGAGCAAGaggccaaggtcaaggccatCTTCAACGAGCTCGAGCTTGAGAAGCTCTACAAGGAATATGAAGAGAGCGTGGTTGGCGAACTGCGGGCCAAGatcgccgccgtggatgagTCCAAGGGCCTGAAGAAGGAGGTGTTCGAGGCTTTCCTCGCCAAGATCTACAAGCGCACCAAATAG
- a CDS encoding uncharacterized protein (ID:PFLUO_005710-T1.cds;~source:funannotate) has product MSPLLVSSLLLLLFRDVFALPDQTNLFRSDEYDHGEFGVWPVHNYRSTDIQGPLLNYWSQSRACDDGKYTLLTPRGASVNQSGPTILDGEGNLVWFKEYGTTYNANVYQFRNESYLTFWAGKDAFGGRGDGTLYMLNKHYEEVYKINAANDHPSDLHEFQITGNGTALLTSFPMAPADLRVLDGPEDGYVWDGVFQEIDIETNELLFEWRASEHFAFEDNQRGFHNGKSKDAPWDFFHINSVDKDERGNYLVSSRYMACIAYIDGRSGDVIWKLGGKGNSFTDLSDGSATSIKWQHHARFQPEYNKDNTRAITLFDNGFGGTKHPSRGLFLDIDEKNLTAKVRHEYWNPLPLSIRSQGSVQVLDNGNVLLGYGLDALWTEFSMDGEVLCDVHFAPEHGFGRGTVISYRVSKHNWVGLPKTNPNVSLSDNEIAVSWNGATEVATWVLEGTLKSHNDPGDDAGTESRRSSDGKEGTDDEFTFISAVPKSGFETILDIPPGTSHSKLRVVALNSTGHPLGATDSLNWDPEQASYIVVSGESDDTAHRHAKMGSLLFFAIGFLSASFLSICLWLLGTSSRCADFRQRLRSKLGDQEDGRGEWKPVGVSEDDVNELDDLSGLSDEDEETGRTVRSALLRKEGGGL; this is encoded by the exons ATGAGCCCGCTGCTCGTTTCCTCTCTGCTCCTACTGCTGTTTCGCGATGTGTTCGCCCTCCCTGACCAGACTAACCTGTTCCGCTCCGACGAGTACGACCATGGAGAATTCGGCGTGTGGCCGGTGCATAACTACCGGTCTACCGATATCCAAGGTCCTCTCCTCAACTACTGGAGCCAGAGCCGCGCCTGCGACGATGGCAAGTATACGCTACTCACACCACGAGGCGCAAGCGTGAACCAGTCCGGTCCCACAATCCTTGATGGGGAGGGCAACCTTGTCTGGTTTAAAGAGTATGGCACCACGTATAATGCCAATGTCTACCAGTTCCGTAATGAGAGCTATCTGACCTTTTGGGCCGGTAAGGATGCTTTCGGTGGCCGCGGAGATGGGACTCTCTACATG CTCAACAAGCACTATGAGGAGGTATACAAGATCAACGCTGCCAATGACCATCCCTCTGATCTGCACGAGTTCCAGATCACCGGCAATGGCACGGCTTTGTTGACATCGTTCCCCATGGCCCCCGCCGACCTTCGGGTGTTAGATGGGCCAGAGGACGGTTATGTCTGGGACGGGGTGTTCCAGGAGATTGATATTGAGACGAACGAGCTCCTGTTCGAGTGGCGAGCGTCGGAGCATTTCGCATTTGAGGATAATCAGCGCGGTTTCCATAATGGGAAGAGCAAAGATGCTCCGTGGGATTTCTTCCACATCAACAGCGTTGACAAGGACGAGCGCGGCAATTATCTCGTGTCATCACGATACATGGCCTGCATTGCATACATCGACGGCCGCTCGGGCGATGTCATCTGGAAACTGGGCGGGAAGGGCAATTCCTTTACGGATCTGTCTGACGGCAGCGCTACCAGTATCAAATGGCAGCACCACGCTCGGTTTCAGCCGGAATACAACAAGGACAACACGCGCGCAATCACCCTCTTTGACAATGGCTTTGGTGGCACGAAACATCCGAGTCGAGGCTTGTTTCTggatatcgacgagaagaatTTGACCGCGAAGGTCCGGCATGAGTACTGGAACCCGCTTCCCCTTAGCATCCGGTCTCAGGGATCGGTGCAGGTATTGGATAACGGCAATGTGCTGCTCGGGTACGGGCTTGATGCTCTGTGGACCGAATTTAGCATGGATGGCGAGGTGCTATGCGATGTGCATTTCGCGCCGGAACATGGGTTTGGCAGAGGCACCGTCATTTCATACCGGGTTTCCAAGCATAATTGGGTCGGACTGCCTAAAACGAACCCGAATGTTTCCCTGTCGGACAACGAGATCGCCGTGAGCTGGAACGGTGCCACCGAGGTGGCTACTTGGGTCCTAGAAGGGACGCTCAAGTCCCACAATGATCCGGGTGACGATGCCGGGACTGAGAGCCGTCGCTCGTCcgatgggaaagaaggcaCGGACGACGAATTCACTTTCATCTCTGCAGTCCCGAAATCTGGATTTGAGACCATCTTGGACATCCCGCCGGGCACATCTCACAGCAAACTCCGGGTCGTCGCACTCAACAGCACGGGGCATCCCCTAGGAGCGACCGATTCTCTGAACTGGGATCCAGAGCAGGCCAGCTATATTGTCGTCAGTGGCGAGAGTGACGATACTGCCCACCGCCATGCAAAGATGGGGTCGCTCTTATTCTTCGCCATTGGGTTCCTGTCCGCTTCGTTCCTATCCATCTGTCTGTGGCTTTTGGGCACGAGCTCCCGCTGCGCTGACTTCAGGCAACGTCTCCGTAGTAAACTCGGAGATCAAGAGGATGGGCGTGGAGAATGGAAGCCTGTTGGCGTGTCAGAAGATGATGTCAAcgagctggatgatctgTCTGGTCTGTctgacgaggacgaggaaacGGGCCGCACAGTCAGATCTGCGCTTTTGCGCAAGGAAGGAGGCGGGCTCTAA
- a CDS encoding uncharacterized protein (ID:PFLUO_005712-T1.cds;~source:funannotate) codes for MLLEDQRFIHEDLERLEQAVADRAAEKPRNIRESLARDHEVANFLNRIEEQSKRLLDIYKDADGLREREVQAIATGDQFEEFYKQLDDIKDFHKRYPNEPVENLERAYKRRQPGEGEAPLSTEIDNMFTGEEGFGQYLDLTMIHESYLNLPNVKRVTYIQYLEIFDSFIPPNMLIKRKDKISDRYFRYVNELASYLEGFIKRARPLQDSDKLFAGFDEQFEKQWGAKEVPGWTEEKAENGASGPKTEGTGEGTWCPDCEKEFKNDNVYRNHLTGKKHIRAAEARKAAGTSGEKPSTPAGNTSSGTHSLKERAVAEREHRVRCLAEALQAERQATRINVERRQGMTERERQMELEALMAEPESFSGEGHAGDQSDEDDEERIYNPLKLPLAWDGKPIPYWLYKLHGLGVEYPCEICGNYVYMGRRAFDKHFSEAMHIYGLKCLGITSNTNLFREITRIEDAVRLWGKLEQDRKNDRDSRDNVVQMEDAEGNVMPERIYLDLQKQGIL; via the exons ATGTTGCTCGAAGACCAACGATTCATCCACGAAGACCTCGAGCGGTTGGAGCAGGCAGTTGCTGACCGTGCCGCGGAGAAGCCGCGAAAT ATTCGAGAAAGCCTAGCGCGCGACCATGAAGTCGCAAATTTTTTGAATCGCATTGAGGAGCAGTCAAAGAGGCTCCTGGATATTTACAAAGATGCGGACGGGCTCCGGGAGAGAGAAGTGCAAGCCATCGCAACGGGCGATCAGTTCGAGGAATTCTACAAGCAGCTGGACGACATCAAAGACTTCCACAAGCGCTATCCGAATGAGCCCGTCGAAAACCTAGAGCGAGCGTATAAGCGCCGTCAGCCCGGCGAGGGTGAGGCGCCGCTTAGCACGGAGATCGACAACATGTTCACCGGCGAGGAAGGATTCGGACAATACTTGGATCTGACCATGATCCATGAAAGTTATCTGAACCTTCCTAATGTCAAGCGAGTGACCTATATCCAATACCTCGAAATTTTCGACTCGTTCATACCCCCAAACATGTTGATCAAGCGCAAGGACAAGATCTCCGATAGATACTTCCGCTACGTCAATGAACTGGCCAGCTACCTCGAAGGCTTCATCAAGCGAGCGCGGCCATTGCAAGATTCGGACAAGTTGTTCGCCGGTTTCGATGAGCAATTTGAGAAGCAGTGGGGGGCGAAAGAGGTTCCAGGCTGGACGGAGGAGAAAGCCGAGAACGGCGCTTCTGGCCCCAAGACGGAGGGAACTGGCGAAGGCACCTGGTGCCCCGACTGTGAGAAGGAATTTAAGAACGACAACGTCTACCGAAATCATTTGACGGGCAAAAAGCACATTCGGGCGGCCGAAGCTCGCAAGGCGGCTGGGACTTCAGGCGAGAAGCCATCGACACCAGCTGGTAATACCTCGTCTGGGACTCATAGCCTGAAGGAGCGAGCGGTGGCTGAACGCGAGCACCGTGTCCGCTGTTTGGCAGAAGCTCTCCAAGCAGAGCGGCAAGCCACCCGGATCAACGTGGAACGGAGACAGGGCATGACCGAACGCGAACGTCAAATGGAACTTGAAGCGCTGATGGCTGAGCCCGAGAGTTTTAGCGGCGAGGGCCATGCTGGCGACcagtccgacgaggatgatgaagagcgcATCTACAATCCGCTGAAACTGCCCCTTGCCTGGGATGGGAAGCCCATTCCATACTGGCTTTACAAACTGCATGGACTGGGCGTGGAATACCCGTGTGAAATCTGCGGCAACTATGTCTACATGGGCCGCCGGGCTTTCGACAAGCATTTCTCCGAGGCAATGCACATATATGGACTGAAATGCCTAGGGATTACCTCGAACACGAACCTTTTCCGTGAGATCACCCGGATCGAGGATGCTGTTCGACTGTGGGGCAAGCTTGAGCAAGACCGCAAGAATGATCGAGATTCGCGAGACAACGTGGTCCAGatggaggatgccgagggcaATGTGATGCCCGAGCGGATCTACCTTGA TCTTCAAAAGCAGGGCATTCTGTAG
- a CDS encoding uncharacterized protein (ID:PFLUO_005708-T1.cds;~source:funannotate) produces the protein MNDEGEPTRRDVRNHMLFEIATEVANRVGGIYSVLKSKAPVTTAEYGERYTLIGPLNRASAMVEVEELTPASLAMRETIQSMKERGIEIVYGRWLIEGAPRVLLIDTGTGYRWLDEWKGDLWNASGIPSPSADHETHEAIVFGYLVAWFLGEYLAHERQRAVVAHFHEWLAGVALPLTKRRHMDVTTIFTTHATLLGRYLCAGSVDFYNNLQYFDVDAEAGKRGIYHRYCIERAAAHSADVFTTVSHITAFESEHLLKRKPDGVLPNGLNVKKFSAMHEFQNLHSQAKEKINDFVRGHFYGHNNFDLDNTLYLFTAGRYEFRNKGVDMFIEGLARLNHRLKSSGSTTTVVAFIIMPAQTSSLTVESLKGQAVVKSLRDTIENIEQGIGKRMYERCLSWREGDNMPDEKDLITSQDRVLLRRRLFAMKRHGLPPIVTHNMLNDSEDPILNQLRRVELFNSSSDRVKIVFHPEFLNSSNPVLPLDYDDFVRGTHLGVFPSYYEPWGYTPAECTVMGVPSITTNLSGFGCYMEELIENSSDYGIYIVDRRSKGVDDSVNQLTDFMYNFTLKSRRQRINQRNRTERLSDLLDWKRMGLEYVKARQLALRRAYPSSFDGTEDYVDFIGGTEQKLSRPLSVPGSPRDRSGMMTPGDFASLQEGREGLTTEDYIAWKLPEEEEPDDHFYPLTLRTRKSIERTQSPLDSISINGGRHAEGSPPEEA, from the exons ATGAACGACGAGGGGGAACCTACCCGTCGTGATGTTCGCAACCATATGCTCTTCGAGATTGCCACCGAAGTCGCTAATCGCGTCGGTGGCATCTACTCCGTACTCAAGTCCAAGGCCCCGGTGACCACTGCCGAGTATGGTGAGCGATACACCCTGATCGGCCCGCTGAACCGGGCCTCCGCCatggtcgaggtcgaggagctcaCGCCTGCTAGCCTGGCTATGCGCgagaccatccagtccatGAAGGAGCGCGGCATTGAGATCGTCTACGGGCGCTGGCTGATCGAGGGTGCTCCCCGGGTGCTCCTGATCGATACCGGCACCGGGTATCGCTGGCTGGACGAGTGGAAGGGCGATCTGTGGAATGCGTCGGGTattccctccccctccgccgacCATGAGACCCATGAAGCCATCGTCTTTGGATATCTGGTGGCGTGGTTCCTGGGAGAG TATCTGGCCCATGAGCGCCAACGCGCTGTCGTCGCTCACTTCCACGAATGGTTGGCTGGCGTGGCGCTGCCACTGACCAAGAGGCGCCACATGGATGTGACGACGATCTTTACCACCCACGCAACGCTCCTCGGCCGGTACTTGTGCGCCGGATCGGTCGACTTCTACAACAACCTCCAATATTTCGATGTGGATGCCGAGGCGGGCAAGCGGGGGATCTACCACCGCTACTGTATTGAGCGCGCGGCCGCTCACAGCGCGGACGTCTTCACGACGGTCTCGCACATCACCGCGTTCGAGAGTGAACATCTGCTGAAGCGCAAGCCCGACGGAGTTCTGCCAAATGGACTGAATGTCAAGAAGTTCTCTGCGATGCACGAGTTCCAAAACTTGCACTCGCAagccaaggagaagatcaatgacTTCGTCCGCGGCCATTTCTACGGCCACAATAATTTCGACCTTGATAACACGCTCTATCTCTTTACCGCTGGTCGGTACGAGTTCCGCAACAAGGGTGTCGACATGTTCATCGAGGGCCTGGCCCGTCTCAACCACCGGCTCAAATCGAGTGGGTCGACCACGACCGTGGTAGCCTTTATCATCATGCCGGCGCAGACGTCTTCGTTGACAGTAGAGTCGCTCAAGGGGCAGGCGGTGGTCAAGTCCCTGCGTGATACGATTGAGAACATCGAACAGGGGATCGGAAAGCGGATGTACGAGCGGTGCCTGTCCTGGAGAGAAGGCGACAACATGCCCGACGAGAAGGATCTCATCACCAGCCAGGATCGTGTGCTGCTGCGCCGTCGGCTGTTCGCCATGAAGCGGCACGGCCTGCCCCCGATCGTCACACATAACATGCTCAACGACTCGGAGGACCCGATTCTGAACCAGCTCCGCCGGGTCGAGCTGTTCAACTCTTCCTCTGACCGGGTGAAGATTGTTTTCCATCCTGAATTCCTCAACTCTTCCAACCCGGTTTTGCCTCTGGATTATGATGACTTTGTCCGTGGAACGCACCTGGGAGTTTTCCCCTCGTACTACGAGCCCTGGGGATACACCCCCGCCGAATGCACAGTCATGGGTGTTcccagcatcaccaccaaccTGTCCGGATTTGGATGCTACATGGAGGAGTTGATCGAGAATTCGTCCGACTATGGTATCTATATTGTGGATCGTCGTTCCAAGGGCGTCGACGATTCGGTCAACCAATTGACCGATTTCATGTATAACTTCACGCTGAAGAGCCGACGCCAGCGGATTAACCAGCGTAACCGCACAGAGCGGCTCAGCGATCTGCTTGACTGGAAGCGGATGGGCTTGGAATATGTCAAGGCCCGCCAATTGGCTTTGCGGAGAG CCTATCCTTCCTCCTTCGATGGCACCGAGGATTATGTCGACTTCATCGGAGGTACCGAACAGAAGCTCTCGCGCCCTCTCTCAGTCCCGGGATCTCCCCGCGATCGCTCGGGCATGATGACCCCCGGAGATTTTGCATCCCTTCAAGAGGGCCGGGAGGGACTAACCACCGAGGACTACATTGCATGGAAGCTCCC tgaggaggaggaaccGGATGACCACTTCTATCCTCTCACCCTGCGGACTCGCAAGTCTATTGAGCGTACCCAGTCCCCGCTGGATAGCATCTCGATCAACGGCGGGCGCCATGCGGAGGGAAGTCCTCCCGAGGAGGCTTGA
- a CDS encoding uncharacterized protein (ID:PFLUO_005707-T1.cds;~source:funannotate), with product MNQPGLAHRLSLRLISPLGIASRGIAKRLWRRLRPFKTQISSPVLKTLPDAPEYQCASSPSYRGVPYNRISTLMDVDYFRGSMDPGGKNFGILRVLNPDPSSKASSVDVRVKPICIAPRLPIGAGPPRLPVLSFMVNPEPPLSSMIATALEELRSCPHTSWRTEEEDMNPSSPPTSETDSSSDGPSQPPTKHTIARKPLPCPKDNPFPPSITSKCDWNMARLGCHRRTRSTPSTTETISAKDAHHSIQTTECEFTSVSSDKSRSSCGAKSWTSQEVDRNKQSHIAAYLATLDYSEYQRGVAPSIHSFSTRVSSGILSVSGVSRGSWRNNSVASGPDELSFVAIAGLVAQHRRGLGGVSQRDDYR from the coding sequence ATGAATCAGCCTGGTCTCGCTCATCGACTAAGCCTCCGGCTCATCTCACCTCTAGGAATCGCATCCCGGGGTATAGCCAAAAGGCTATGGCGCAGACTGCGGCCCTTCAAGACACAGATCAGCTCACCAGTCCTAAAAACGCTGCCCGATGCACCGGAATATCAGTGTGCCTCGTCGCCAAGCTACCGTGGCGTGCCATATAACCGGATATCAACACTCATGGACGTGGATTACTTCCGTGGCAGCATGGATCCAGGTGGGAAGAACTTTGGAATACTGAGAGTGCTCAACCCGGACCCTTCATCCAAAGCGTCCAGCGTGGATGTCCGCGTGAAGCCAATTTGCATAGCTCCAAGACTTCCTATCGGTGCAGGCCCTCCCCGTCTACCGGTACTTTCCTTCATGGTCAACCCCGAACCACCCTTGTCGTCTATGATTGCAACGGCTCTTGAAGAACTGAGATCTTGCCCACACACGAGCTGGAGAACCGAAGAGGAAGATATGAACCCATCGTCGCCTCCCACCTCAGAGACGGACAGCAGTTCGGATGGTCCTTCGCAACCACCAACCAAGCATACTATTGCACGAAAGCCACTCCCGTGCCCAAAGGACAATCCATTCCCTCCAAGCATCACCTCAAAGTGTGATTGGAATATGGCTCGCCTTGGCTGTCACCGTCGGACCCGCAGCACTCCAAGCACCACAGAGACCATCAGTGCCAAAGACGCCCATCACTCAATTCAAACAACAGAGTGCGAGTTTACTTCTGTTTCAAGCGACAAATCTCGGAGCTCGTGCGGCGCCAAGAGCTGGACATCGCAGGAAGTGGACCGCAACAAGCAATCGCACATTGCCGCATACCTCGCAACGCTGGATTACTCGGAATACCAGCGAGGAGTGGCCCCAAGCATCCACAGCTTTTCAACCCGAGTTTCTTCGGGGATCTTATCAGTCTCCGGTGTGAGCCGAGGCAGTTGGCGCAACAATTCCGTTGCATCTGGTCCTGACGAGTTGTCCTTTGTGGCTATCGCTGGGTTGGTCGCTCAGCACCGCAGAGGGCTCGGTGGAGTTTCGCAAAGAGATGATTATCGTTGA
- a CDS encoding uncharacterized protein (ID:PFLUO_005713-T1.cds;~source:funannotate) — MADGIDRRAEERMEFNTSKEVTVAPTFEDMHLKESLLRGIYAYGYESPSAVQSRAIVQICKGRDTIAQAQSGTGKTATFTISTLQVIDTVVRETQALVLSPTRELATQIQSVVMALGDYMNVQCHACIGGTNIGEDIRKLDYGQHVVSGTPGRVADMIRRRHLRTRHIKMLVLDEADELLNRGFREQIYDVYRYLPPATQVVVVSATLPYDVLDMTTKFMTDPVRVLVKRDELTLEGIKQYFIAVEKEEWKFDTLCDLYDTLTITQAVIFCNTRRKVDWLTDKMREANFTVSSMHGEMPQKERDSIMQDFRQGNSRVLISTDVWARGIDVQQVSLVINYDLPTNRENYIHRIGRSGRFGRKGVAINFVTSDDVRILRDIELYYSTQIDEMPMNVADLLS; from the exons ATGGCAGACGGCATTGACAGACGCGCTGAGG AGCGCATGGAGTTCAACACCTCCAAGGAGGTCACGGTTGCGCCGACCTTCGAGGACATGCACTTGAAGGAGAGCCTGCTTCGCGGAATCTATGCCTATGGATATGAATCGCCTTCAGCGGTGCAGTCTCGCGCCATTGTTCAAATCTGCAAAGGTCGCGATACGATTGCGCAGGCTCAGTCGGGTACTGGTAAAACTGCGACGTTTACGATCAGTACCCTCCAAGTCATTGACACTGTCGTGCGAGAAACACAGG CTCTTGTCCTGTCCCCTACTCGTGAACTTGCGACTCAAATTCAATCGGTGGTGATGGCCCTCGGCGACTATATGAACGTCCAGTGCCACGCCTGTATCGGAGGCACGAACATTGGCGAAGATATCCGCAAGCTCGACTATGGCCAGCACGTTGTTTCGGGAACACCAGGTCGTGTCGCTGACATGATTCGCCGGCGGCATTTGCGCACCCGACACATCAAGATGCTCGTCTTGGACGAGGCGGACGAGCTGTTGAACCGGGGGTTTCGCGAACAGATCTACGATGTTTACCGCTACTTGCCACCGGCGACCCAGGTTGTCGTGGTGTCTGCCACGCTTCCTTACGACGTCTTGGATATGACGACCAAGTTCATGACGGATCCCGTCCGTGTGCTGGTCAAGCGTGACGAGTTGACGCTCGAGGGCATCAAACAGTATTTTATTGcggttgagaaggaggagtggAAGTTCGACACGCTATGTGATCTTTACGACACTTTGACCATCACTCAGGCAGTGATTTTCTGCAACACCCGTCGCAAGGTTGACTGGCTCACCGATAAGATGCGCGAGGCCAACTTCACGGTTTCAAGCATGCACGGTGAGATGCCGCAAAAGGAACGTGATAGCATTATGCAGGACTTCCGCCAGGGCAACTCCCGTGTTCTTATCTCCACTGATGTCTGGGCCCGTGGTATCGACGTCCAGCAGGTGTCGCTCGTCATCAACTATGATCTACCTACCAACCGTGAGAACTACATTCACCGTATTGGCCGCAGTGGTCGCTTTGGTCGCAAGGGTGTTGCCATCAACTTTGTCACCAGCGACGATGTCCGCATTTTGCGCGACATCGAACTCTACTACTCGACCCAGATTGACGAAATGCCAATGAATG TTGCGGACCTTCTCTCTTAA